In Streptomyces sp. NBC_00448, the following are encoded in one genomic region:
- a CDS encoding YybH family protein has product MQPPTPGSSPALEAQLTAFLRRYEQANNSHRIGRVLPMIAEDAVYWFTDGSYRGEREIAVAVQRTFDAIQDESYEISDLEWLVLTPEHAVCRYRFRWTGLVDGQPRSGQGRGTNVVVKRHGEWKMQHEHLST; this is encoded by the coding sequence GTGCAACCACCCACCCCGGGCTCCTCGCCCGCCCTCGAAGCCCAACTCACCGCCTTCCTGCGGCGGTACGAGCAGGCCAACAACAGCCACCGGATCGGCCGGGTGCTGCCGATGATCGCGGAGGACGCCGTCTACTGGTTCACCGACGGCTCCTACCGCGGCGAGCGCGAGATCGCGGTCGCGGTCCAGCGGACCTTCGACGCCATCCAGGACGAGAGCTACGAGATCAGCGACCTCGAATGGCTTGTCCTCACCCCGGAGCACGCCGTGTGCCGCTATCGCTTCCGCTGGACCGGGCTCGTCGACGGGCAGCCCCGATCCGGACAGGGCCGAGGCACGAACGTGGTCGTCAAACGGCACGGCGAGTGGAAGATGCAGCACGAGCACCTCAGCACCTGA
- a CDS encoding DUF397 domain-containing protein codes for MSHTADTTSTAWIKSSYSGGEGGNCVEWAPSHIAAHDTVPVRDSKNPDGPALAFTPSAWTAFITAIRTGELPTA; via the coding sequence ATGAGCCACACCGCCGACACCACCAGCACCGCCTGGATCAAGAGCAGTTACAGCGGCGGCGAGGGCGGCAACTGCGTCGAGTGGGCGCCCTCCCACATCGCCGCCCACGACACCGTGCCGGTGCGCGACTCCAAAAACCCTGACGGGCCCGCCCTCGCCTTCACCCCCTCCGCCTGGACCGCCTTCATCACCGCGATACGCACCGGCGAACTTCCCACCGCCTGA